The Cohnella abietis genome has a segment encoding these proteins:
- a CDS encoding LacI family DNA-binding transcriptional regulator gives MSVQLKDIAKHLNISISTVSRVINGTGRVNKDTRELILKTIKELGYHPNEVARSLKRKSANTIGVIVPDLSNSFYASVIKGVEKIASENEHSVIVCNSDEDIQKEEEYVQLLLQKQVTGLVIATVGGNPQLFEQYKRSGIPFVFIDNLPNTQENFDVVTIDNVKAGYDLAKHLVDQGHKKLAIITGPQNQSTAAERLLGFQKCLEDNGITVHEKWIGVGQFRRESGYQIMNEWLQQDELPTAIFAANDFLLYGAIKAIQERGLNVPNDIAAVCFDANDETGLVKPQITSIIQPAHMIGSIAGDIIMRKEKNKNLKMFEKIVLEPKLIINESSQTGR, from the coding sequence GTGTCAGTGCAACTTAAGGATATAGCCAAACATCTCAATATATCTATTTCCACAGTGTCCCGAGTCATTAACGGAACGGGAAGAGTGAATAAGGATACGCGAGAGCTCATTCTAAAAACCATCAAGGAGCTAGGCTATCATCCAAATGAAGTCGCTAGAAGCTTAAAGCGCAAAAGCGCAAATACGATTGGTGTTATCGTGCCGGATCTCTCGAACAGCTTCTACGCCAGCGTGATCAAGGGCGTTGAGAAAATTGCCAGTGAGAACGAGCATTCCGTCATCGTATGCAACAGCGACGAGGATATTCAGAAGGAAGAAGAGTACGTTCAGCTACTCCTCCAGAAGCAGGTTACGGGGCTTGTAATTGCAACCGTAGGTGGGAATCCGCAGTTGTTCGAGCAATACAAGCGCTCGGGTATCCCCTTCGTCTTCATTGATAACCTACCGAACACGCAGGAAAATTTCGATGTTGTAACTATAGACAATGTCAAAGCGGGTTATGACCTAGCTAAGCATTTAGTAGATCAAGGGCATAAAAAGCTTGCCATCATTACCGGACCTCAGAATCAATCAACAGCGGCGGAGCGTTTGCTTGGTTTCCAGAAATGTCTGGAGGATAACGGCATAACCGTCCATGAGAAGTGGATTGGGGTTGGACAGTTCCGCAGAGAGAGCGGTTATCAGATTATGAACGAATGGCTTCAGCAGGACGAGCTTCCAACCGCAATATTCGCAGCTAATGATTTTCTGCTATATGGCGCAATTAAAGCAATCCAAGAACGAGGTCTCAATGTTCCGAATGATATTGCAGCAGTTTGCTTTGATGCCAACGATGAGACAGGGTTAGTTAAACCGCAGATAACTTCAATTATCCAACCGGCACATATGATTGGGTCTATAGCTGGGGACATCATCATGAGGAAAGAGAAGAATAAGAACTTAAAGATGTTTGAGAAAATCGTCCTTGAACCGAAGCTTATCATCAATGAATCTAGTCAAACTGGGAGATGA
- the pepT gene encoding peptidase T, which produces MKDEIIARFKTYVQVDTQSDESNKTCPTTEGQLTLGKMLVEELKQIGMEDVTVDANGYVMATLPANTDKNIPTIGFLAHLDTATDFTGKDVKPQIVDSYDGKDIILNEAQNIVLSPQDFPELSSYIGQTLITTDGTTLLGADDKAGMTEIMTAMAYLIQHPEIKHGRVRVAFTPDEEIGRGPHRFDVAAFNASYAYTMDGGPLGELQYESFNAAVARITCTGKIVHPGTAKGKMVNSAKIAMEINNRLPAEEAPEYTEGYEGFYHLISIQGDVEETKLHYIIRDFDKERFDGRKAELQEIVKELQETYGEQRILLEIKDQYLNMREKIEPVKEIVDIAHQAMVNLGIDPIIRPIRGGTDGSQLSYMGLPTPNIFTGGENYHGRYEYVSVDTMIKATNVIIEIIKLFEQKSAAE; this is translated from the coding sequence ATGAAGGATGAAATTATAGCCAGATTTAAGACGTATGTTCAAGTGGACACCCAGTCCGATGAGAGCAACAAGACTTGTCCGACTACTGAGGGTCAATTAACGCTTGGGAAAATGTTAGTTGAAGAGCTAAAGCAAATTGGAATGGAGGATGTTACGGTCGATGCCAATGGATACGTCATGGCTACACTGCCTGCTAACACCGATAAGAACATTCCCACAATTGGGTTCCTCGCGCATCTCGATACAGCAACCGACTTCACGGGCAAAGATGTAAAGCCTCAAATCGTAGACAGCTACGACGGCAAGGATATCATCCTTAACGAAGCTCAGAATATCGTGCTGTCGCCACAGGATTTCCCAGAGCTCTCCAGCTACATTGGGCAAACTTTAATTACAACTGATGGAACGACACTACTAGGTGCAGACGACAAAGCAGGCATGACTGAAATCATGACCGCAATGGCTTACTTGATTCAGCATCCTGAAATTAAACACGGCCGCGTCAGAGTCGCTTTCACTCCGGATGAGGAAATCGGGAGAGGGCCTCATCGGTTCGATGTAGCTGCTTTTAATGCTAGCTATGCTTACACAATGGACGGCGGACCGCTTGGCGAGCTGCAATATGAGAGCTTCAACGCTGCTGTTGCTCGGATTACTTGCACAGGAAAGATCGTTCATCCAGGGACGGCCAAGGGTAAAATGGTAAACTCCGCGAAGATCGCGATGGAGATTAATAATCGGCTGCCTGCGGAAGAAGCACCGGAATATACAGAGGGCTATGAGGGCTTCTATCACCTCATCTCGATTCAGGGGGACGTTGAAGAAACCAAGCTTCATTACATCATTCGGGATTTCGATAAGGAACGTTTTGACGGGAGAAAGGCAGAGCTGCAAGAAATCGTGAAGGAATTACAGGAGACATACGGAGAGCAACGGATATTACTTGAAATTAAGGATCAGTACCTCAACATGCGGGAGAAAATAGAGCCCGTTAAAGAAATCGTAGATATCGCCCATCAAGCGATGGTGAACCTAGGCATTGATCCCATCATCCGTCCGATTCGCGGTGGCACCGATGGCTCTCAGCTGAGCTACATGGGATTGCCTACTCCGAATATTTTCACAGGTGGAGAGAACTACCATGGGCGATACGAATACGTCTCAGTAGATACGATGATTAAGGCTACTAACGTGATCATTGAGATTATTAAGCTTTTTGAGCAGAAGTCGGCGGCGGAGTAA
- a CDS encoding MGMT family protein, protein MQPFTERVVQIIKSIPEGRVMTYGQIAECAGSPRGARQVVRILHSLSAKHDLPWHRVVNAKGEIAIQEGEGRYMQALYLENEHVEIGLGGRIDLDIYRFTPPPTSAQKA, encoded by the coding sequence ATGCAGCCATTTACAGAACGAGTCGTTCAGATTATTAAAAGCATACCAGAAGGACGTGTGATGACGTATGGGCAAATCGCGGAATGTGCGGGGAGCCCAAGAGGGGCCAGGCAGGTCGTTAGAATTCTACATTCGCTGAGCGCGAAGCATGACCTGCCTTGGCATAGAGTTGTTAATGCTAAAGGGGAAATTGCCATTCAAGAAGGTGAAGGGCGATATATGCAAGCTCTCTATTTGGAAAATGAGCACGTCGAGATTGGCTTAGGCGGTCGCATAGACCTCGATATTTACCGTTTTACTCCGCCGCCGACTTCTGCTCAAAAAGCTTAA
- a CDS encoding S-layer homology domain-containing protein — translation MQKSLCSILVFVLLLSSFGSASINGVYAASGEENVTSTSASTQVWTSDSLTKVFQSTLVNPNASQNLEIIAAKNEYRSGQIVIRSDHLLSDIQVTPSGLVGPNNFTLSNVSINLIEYLKLRRHSPEVDPGEILYPPDASSMLYPDPLLPTSQLAELPANTTQPFWYKVFVPSDAPAGDYYGTVHINANQEQYAVDVHLRVHDVSVPELRNTEYMVDNWLVSAGWAPHGVAAIDYQYGIVQWSAEWWTLMDRMAAYMADHRNNVLWLSPIAFLQKDSSIDTEGNIVFDWTDFDRFVQMFKDKGSGHYLHGVSLLLGKNVDDRYLLSILENKNGVITQDNVTIDDPKAEAWLAKYLPALAEHLQEKGWLDTFIQSGGDEPKTNQDNSDNNWVYEKIHTLGTAQDSNGATHGMKTTDAQVIRQEQSAAGLDIFVVKQDVFDLNQSFHKEMQRLGKELWLYICNYPQGKYLNRLYDMHLTKTLLPHWYTFKNGMTGYLHYGFNIWSPEPISIGKSVEVSSETGWDYWAPSRATDGVVTADVRNLGWSSKSNETANAEEYITINLGNEQKIRKVAIMPRIDEGNFGYGFPVDFTIETYDSATSSWIAQVTEVDFPKPEKTTYNSANTTYNLPGIMTQYVRVKATKLGCSGNQCTDYRLQLSEIEITGEDDVLHESDYGSPGDAWLIYPDKENLDVMSSMRSEVQLEGIQDYELLKLLEKDGKGEFAQKIAGSIISSGTKYNRESEAILAARKAVLDLLTDQYALETFVDSLDNMNLIFGHSEFVGLDSSNPGNTGGDAGRLARTAGTDQFIVYNKPNIRSFEVQLYSDSTDDVEILGSSDNKSWLPVTVQKSERTDTQYGWYGFTLSSSKVPQGIDYLKIVLKGTNLNSWTPQIGKVTINYGYEVNEKDSLVDNNGFEAGIWPSHKDAEIDTEVRATGKKSARLTATGQGPYVESALAAIGAGKKHSFSVRLKTEGISSPDGVKVELMQVDEAGRDIGIYSKSNGLIQTGGTHNWTEFKIDSVETAATSLRVIVRVQANITGTVWIDDVVLLDSEFIQTYIDYFNDMSGLYANSALLGLEGGSPNIAGGDTSRLARFENSDQYFVYNKPLISEFSLKAYTATKADIDFYASSDNVTWTHVSVLDRNKEDTDWGWFSVTKVAQNIPRNTNFMKAVIRETNDNSWSPQIGEVMIKYGHEESEPESLIEKSGFETGLWAVQSGAELDAEVKHSGRQSAKLIAGSNASIMSSSVVDVQIGKSYSTSLWLKTEGISDEHGVKVEIMQVDEYGNDLGLLDTGSQTIAVGGTTAWTEYSIHDMTTLAPGIRFIVRTKAGTTGKAWIDDVVVSGNSLIYKDTLDNMDGIFEKSSHFGLDSSNPVIANGDTSRIARMSNTNEYLIYHVRNMNSFLAKFYSQSSAMKVDFYGSPDNSTWTKLEIKEVKSLTPNGWTNINVSNDTLPLGTNYLKVLFRDDNEVSWSPQLGEISFTYGYGGAVKPEPVSLISNGGFELGPWVTSQRTTLDASIKHGGDFSVKLTPSGGDAYTGSDSISIDSAKRYVLSLWTKDMATAPNGASVEIMQLDEHGAELGLYVGDSGALSIGGSTEWKKFVFKDLGDFAAGTTALKVIVRAGTTLWVDDVVLLEDKVIARAAVSGSEFATTDNKALTLTARNATSGERMLIVQYAVKGDATTNVDGGTFEWLVPAGTELLTRDVILSIEEQGTYILTVNVTDKSSGDQILLKETPIRVVAAGGGNGSGTNHAPTATASITGAAQVGSALTGTHTFSDPDEGDTEGASTYRWLISSTLDGAYSAIVGATSASYSPIAVDQGKHIKFEVTPVDNHGLAGTPAVSQPTLAIAASSTEAGPNDNNNSSSVVTSNPESPTMQKVTESQLKEGNGTIPLQSGKESLSLPMNVAEWLQNHDLIVQAGQATIVIPSSVLKALQEQAVKEALDATSIIVKVVSATVTTATGDSSLKSGGTVYELELYAVNNKGKQTRLASFTDAVHIELSYQTSQNKDLIGIYYYNETNLSWEYVGGILDASKGIISTELHHFSKYAVMEYDKQFADLPITHWASHAIKTLAAKYVVSGVDGNSFKPDGLTTRAEFTAMLVRAFNLKAVKETAPFKDIVSDAWYAEAVRTAYAAGLIQGVADDKFTPNAQITREQMATLLVRASEYAKHELTSDNDGLNSYQDRGNVSGWATEAVNKAIQSGLMNGKKAGYFSPSDKVTRAETAQAIWNLLK, via the coding sequence ATGCAAAAAAGCCTATGCAGCATTCTCGTATTCGTCTTGTTATTATCATCTTTTGGAAGCGCATCCATTAATGGGGTTTATGCCGCTTCCGGAGAAGAGAACGTCACGTCAACGTCCGCCTCGACTCAAGTGTGGACCAGTGATTCGTTAACGAAGGTGTTTCAAAGCACATTAGTTAACCCGAATGCCTCGCAAAATTTAGAAATTATTGCAGCGAAAAACGAATATCGCTCCGGACAGATCGTCATCCGCTCTGATCATCTGTTGTCTGATATTCAAGTAACCCCGTCCGGCTTAGTCGGGCCAAATAACTTCACACTTTCCAACGTTTCTATTAATCTTATCGAATATCTCAAGCTACGGCGTCATTCTCCGGAAGTAGATCCGGGAGAAATTTTATATCCACCAGATGCAAGCTCCATGCTGTATCCTGATCCCCTTCTCCCCACTTCCCAGCTAGCGGAATTGCCTGCGAACACGACCCAGCCTTTCTGGTATAAGGTATTCGTTCCGAGTGACGCACCTGCAGGTGATTATTATGGAACGGTTCACATTAATGCCAATCAAGAACAGTATGCAGTTGATGTTCACTTGCGGGTACATGATGTCTCAGTGCCTGAGCTTAGGAATACGGAATATATGGTGGATAACTGGCTGGTCTCAGCCGGATGGGCTCCTCATGGAGTAGCTGCAATCGATTATCAGTACGGAATTGTTCAGTGGAGTGCTGAGTGGTGGACACTTATGGATAGAATGGCAGCTTACATGGCTGACCATCGGAATAATGTGTTATGGCTCAGTCCGATCGCCTTTTTACAAAAGGATTCAAGCATTGATACGGAAGGAAATATTGTGTTCGACTGGACTGATTTTGACAGGTTTGTTCAGATGTTTAAGGACAAGGGATCAGGACACTATTTGCACGGTGTAAGTTTATTGTTGGGTAAGAACGTCGACGACCGGTATTTGCTGTCTATATTGGAGAACAAGAACGGCGTCATCACACAAGATAATGTAACCATTGACGATCCGAAAGCAGAAGCATGGCTAGCGAAATACTTGCCTGCACTCGCAGAGCATTTACAAGAGAAGGGGTGGCTGGATACCTTCATCCAAAGCGGGGGAGATGAACCGAAGACTAATCAGGACAACTCCGATAACAATTGGGTGTATGAGAAGATCCATACCTTGGGAACCGCTCAAGATTCGAACGGAGCCACGCATGGCATGAAGACAACGGATGCACAGGTCATCAGGCAGGAGCAGAGCGCGGCCGGTCTAGATATATTCGTAGTGAAACAGGATGTATTCGATCTTAATCAGAGCTTTCATAAGGAAATGCAACGATTAGGTAAGGAATTGTGGCTGTACATTTGCAATTATCCTCAAGGTAAATACTTAAACAGGCTTTACGATATGCATTTAACGAAAACATTGCTTCCCCACTGGTACACCTTCAAGAATGGAATGACGGGGTATCTCCATTATGGCTTTAACATCTGGTCGCCAGAACCGATCTCTATCGGTAAAAGCGTTGAAGTTAGTAGTGAAACGGGCTGGGATTATTGGGCTCCTTCAAGAGCTACAGATGGTGTCGTTACGGCGGACGTAAGAAATTTGGGCTGGAGCAGCAAGTCCAATGAAACCGCGAATGCAGAAGAATATATTACGATTAATCTCGGTAATGAACAGAAGATCCGTAAGGTTGCGATAATGCCGAGAATTGACGAGGGGAACTTCGGGTATGGTTTTCCTGTCGATTTTACAATCGAGACGTATGATTCTGCTACCTCTAGCTGGATCGCTCAAGTGACAGAGGTGGATTTTCCAAAGCCAGAGAAGACTACCTATAATAGTGCTAATACGACGTATAATCTACCTGGAATTATGACGCAATATGTGCGTGTGAAGGCAACCAAGCTTGGGTGCAGTGGTAATCAGTGTACGGATTATCGATTACAGTTATCCGAAATAGAAATAACAGGAGAAGACGATGTTCTTCATGAGTCGGACTATGGCAGTCCTGGAGATGCATGGTTAATCTATCCAGACAAAGAAAACCTAGATGTAATGAGCTCAATGAGAAGTGAAGTGCAATTAGAGGGCATTCAGGATTATGAGCTACTTAAATTGCTTGAGAAAGATGGCAAAGGCGAGTTTGCTCAGAAGATCGCAGGTTCGATCATTTCCAGTGGAACGAAATATAACCGAGAGTCGGAAGCTATCTTGGCAGCTAGGAAAGCAGTGCTTGATCTACTGACAGATCAGTATGCGCTTGAAACCTTCGTTGACTCATTGGATAATATGAATCTCATATTTGGACATTCTGAATTTGTGGGTCTGGATAGCTCTAATCCGGGTAACACAGGCGGAGATGCGGGGCGTCTTGCCAGAACAGCAGGTACGGATCAATTTATTGTTTACAACAAGCCTAATATTCGGAGCTTTGAGGTCCAATTATACTCCGATTCAACCGATGATGTTGAAATTCTAGGCTCTTCCGATAACAAGAGCTGGTTACCGGTAACCGTTCAAAAAAGCGAGCGTACAGACACGCAATATGGTTGGTATGGGTTTACCTTGTCTTCCAGCAAGGTGCCGCAGGGAATAGATTATTTAAAAATCGTGCTTAAGGGGACCAATTTGAATAGCTGGACACCTCAGATTGGGAAAGTAACGATTAACTACGGGTATGAAGTAAATGAGAAGGACAGTTTGGTGGACAACAATGGGTTTGAAGCCGGTATTTGGCCGAGTCATAAAGATGCCGAGATTGATACAGAGGTAAGGGCTACAGGTAAGAAAAGTGCGAGGCTGACAGCTACGGGACAGGGACCCTATGTGGAGAGTGCACTGGCAGCCATTGGCGCAGGCAAGAAGCATTCGTTTTCTGTACGATTAAAAACTGAAGGGATATCTTCCCCCGATGGGGTGAAGGTTGAGCTTATGCAGGTAGATGAAGCTGGTCGCGACATCGGTATTTATTCCAAAAGCAATGGTTTAATCCAAACGGGAGGTACTCATAACTGGACAGAATTCAAGATTGATTCGGTTGAAACTGCTGCGACAAGTCTGAGGGTTATTGTTCGGGTGCAGGCTAATATTACAGGAACAGTATGGATAGATGATGTGGTGCTACTAGATAGCGAGTTTATTCAAACTTACATTGATTATTTTAATGATATGAGCGGCTTATATGCGAATTCTGCCCTGCTTGGTTTGGAGGGAGGTAGTCCGAACATAGCTGGCGGAGATACGAGTCGTCTTGCGAGATTTGAGAATTCAGACCAATATTTCGTCTATAACAAGCCATTAATCTCTGAGTTTTCGTTAAAGGCTTATACGGCAACTAAAGCTGACATTGATTTCTATGCCTCCTCTGATAATGTAACCTGGACCCACGTGAGCGTCCTTGATAGGAATAAAGAAGATACCGATTGGGGCTGGTTTTCTGTAACGAAGGTTGCTCAGAATATCCCTCGGAATACGAACTTTATGAAGGCTGTCATCCGTGAGACAAATGACAATAGCTGGTCACCGCAAATCGGTGAAGTAATGATCAAATACGGTCATGAGGAGTCGGAACCGGAGAGCCTGATTGAGAAGAGCGGCTTTGAAACAGGTCTATGGGCTGTCCAATCCGGCGCCGAATTAGATGCTGAAGTGAAACACAGCGGTAGACAAAGCGCTAAATTGATTGCAGGCAGTAATGCTAGTATCATGTCCAGTTCTGTTGTGGATGTGCAAATAGGGAAAAGCTATTCGACCTCGCTTTGGCTGAAAACGGAGGGGATCTCTGACGAGCATGGAGTCAAAGTCGAAATCATGCAGGTTGATGAATATGGCAATGATCTTGGACTGCTTGATACGGGAAGCCAAACGATAGCCGTTGGCGGAACAACAGCTTGGACAGAGTATTCAATCCATGATATGACTACACTTGCTCCGGGAATTAGATTTATCGTTCGAACGAAGGCAGGGACGACAGGTAAAGCGTGGATCGATGATGTCGTAGTATCCGGCAACAGCTTAATCTACAAGGATACCCTTGATAATATGGATGGTATTTTTGAGAAATCGAGTCATTTCGGTCTGGATTCCTCGAATCCAGTTATTGCGAATGGAGACACAAGCCGGATTGCCCGAATGTCCAACACGAATGAGTATTTAATTTACCATGTACGCAATATGAACAGCTTTTTGGCGAAATTTTATTCCCAATCGAGTGCGATGAAGGTTGATTTTTATGGATCTCCAGATAACTCCACATGGACGAAGCTGGAGATCAAGGAAGTGAAGAGTCTTACGCCTAACGGCTGGACCAACATCAATGTGTCTAATGATACTCTTCCGTTAGGGACGAATTATTTGAAAGTGCTCTTCCGAGATGACAACGAAGTATCCTGGTCACCTCAGCTTGGCGAAATATCGTTTACTTACGGTTATGGGGGTGCAGTAAAACCTGAGCCTGTTAGCTTGATAAGCAATGGCGGTTTTGAGCTTGGACCATGGGTAACTAGCCAAAGGACTACGCTGGATGCGAGCATTAAGCATGGTGGAGATTTTAGCGTTAAGCTGACACCAAGTGGTGGCGATGCCTACACGGGAAGCGATTCGATATCCATCGATTCAGCGAAGCGCTATGTCCTGTCGTTATGGACGAAAGATATGGCAACAGCACCAAACGGAGCAAGTGTTGAAATTATGCAGCTGGATGAACACGGAGCTGAGCTCGGTCTTTATGTCGGAGACTCCGGGGCGTTGTCTATTGGCGGGAGTACAGAATGGAAGAAATTCGTATTCAAGGACCTTGGAGACTTCGCTGCTGGCACAACAGCATTGAAGGTGATCGTTCGTGCAGGGACTACCTTATGGGTGGACGATGTCGTTCTATTGGAAGACAAGGTCATTGCTCGTGCGGCAGTATCGGGGTCGGAGTTCGCTACGACAGATAACAAGGCTTTAACCTTGACGGCGAGAAACGCTACGTCGGGTGAGCGTATGTTAATAGTACAGTATGCGGTGAAGGGCGATGCGACAACTAATGTAGATGGAGGAACATTCGAATGGCTCGTTCCCGCGGGCACAGAGCTGCTGACGAGAGACGTAATATTGTCGATTGAAGAGCAGGGGACCTATATCCTTACAGTTAACGTTACGGATAAGTCTAGCGGAGATCAAATTCTACTAAAAGAGACTCCTATTCGGGTCGTTGCGGCTGGGGGCGGCAATGGTAGCGGTACAAATCATGCACCAACTGCAACGGCAAGCATCACAGGTGCGGCACAAGTGGGCTCAGCGTTAACAGGAACGCATACATTTAGTGATCCCGATGAAGGAGATACGGAAGGGGCTTCGACTTACCGTTGGCTTATTAGCAGCACGTTGGATGGGGCCTATTCCGCGATAGTGGGCGCAACAAGTGCATCTTATTCTCCAATTGCAGTGGATCAAGGTAAACATATCAAGTTTGAAGTGACTCCAGTGGACAACCACGGATTGGCGGGAACGCCTGCGGTTAGTCAGCCGACACTAGCTATAGCAGCTTCTTCAACAGAAGCTGGCCCTAACGATAATAACAATAGCAGCAGTGTTGTGACGTCAAATCCAGAAAGCCCGACAATGCAGAAAGTAACTGAATCGCAGCTAAAAGAAGGCAACGGAACGATTCCGCTCCAATCAGGCAAGGAATCGCTGTCTCTGCCGATGAACGTAGCTGAATGGCTTCAAAATCATGATTTAATTGTTCAAGCGGGTCAAGCAACTATAGTCATTCCATCCAGCGTACTGAAGGCGTTGCAAGAGCAAGCGGTGAAGGAAGCGCTGGATGCGACATCGATCATTGTGAAGGTCGTATCGGCAACTGTAACGACAGCTACTGGTGATTCCTCGCTGAAATCTGGGGGAACCGTATATGAATTAGAGCTTTACGCAGTCAACAATAAAGGCAAACAGACGCGATTGGCTTCTTTCACGGATGCTGTTCACATTGAGCTTTCGTACCAAACCTCGCAGAATAAAGATCTAATCGGAATTTATTATTACAATGAAACAAACCTCAGCTGGGAGTATGTCGGAGGAATACTAGATGCCTCCAAAGGAATCATCTCTACGGAGCTCCATCATTTCAGTAAATACGCGGTCATGGAGTACGACAAGCAATTCGCGGATTTGCCAATCACCCATTGGGCATCCCATGCAATCAAAACACTTGCGGCTAAGTATGTGGTTTCGGGAGTGGACGGAAACAGCTTCAAGCCAGACGGACTTACAACGAGGGCTGAGTTTACGGCGATGCTCGTCCGTGCGTTCAATTTGAAAGCAGTGAAGGAAACGGCCCCATTTAAGGATATCGTATCCGATGCATGGTATGCTGAAGCGGTTCGTACGGCCTATGCCGCAGGGTTGATCCAAGGTGTAGCAGATGATAAGTTTACGCCTAATGCGCAGATCACCCGTGAGCAGATGGCTACATTACTCGTTCGGGCATCCGAATATGCGAAGCATGAGCTGACTTCGGATAACGACGGACTAAACAGTTATCAAGATCGCGGCAATGTTTCCGGCTGGGCAACTGAAGCTGTTAACAAAGCGATTCAATCCGGGCTCATGAATGGCAAAAAAGCAGGCTACTTCAGCCCTTCAGACAAGGTGACTCGCGCAGAGACAGCGCAGGCTATCTGGAACTTGCTGAAGTAA
- a CDS encoding sensory rhodopsin transducer gives MNDNNGKLQWVFPDCELPPAGDSLLEGHESIIVLNMNATKATVEFTLYFADQEPIGTISAEVEGERVRCFRLDNPEHLNGYIVPRETQYAVKLVSDVPVVVQYGRLDTRQTNMAFYTTMGLSV, from the coding sequence ATGAACGACAACAACGGAAAGCTGCAATGGGTATTTCCAGATTGCGAATTGCCACCTGCTGGTGATTCTTTGCTCGAAGGACACGAGTCTATCATCGTACTTAATATGAATGCAACGAAGGCAACGGTGGAGTTTACTCTCTATTTTGCAGATCAAGAACCTATCGGGACTATCTCAGCTGAAGTAGAAGGGGAGAGGGTTCGTTGCTTTAGATTGGACAACCCCGAGCACTTGAATGGGTACATCGTTCCTCGAGAAACGCAATATGCCGTAAAGCTAGTCAGCGATGTGCCAGTTGTCGTTCAATACGGAAGACTGGATACGAGACAAACTAATATGGCCTTCTATACAACTATGGGTTTAAGTGTCTAA